The following proteins are co-located in the Tiliqua scincoides isolate rTilSci1 chromosome 8, rTilSci1.hap2, whole genome shotgun sequence genome:
- the ASB7 gene encoding ankyrin repeat and SOCS box protein 7 isoform X1, with protein MLHHHCRRNPELQEELQIQAAVAAGDVHTVRKMLEQGYSPNGRDANGWTLLHFSAARGKERCVRVFLEHGADPTVKDLIGGFTALHYAAMHGRARIARLMLESDYRVDIINAKSNDGWTPLHVAAHYGRDSFVRLLLEFKAEVDPLSDKGTTPLQLAIIRERSSCVKILLDHNANIDIQNGFLLRYAVIKSNHSYCRMFLQRGADTNLGRLEDGQTPLHLSALRDDVLCAQMLYNYGADTNTRNYEGQTPLAVSISISGSSRPCLDFLQEVTSTYIANLIEILSHVLCLHDRGIEHFLAAYLFIWGIRFLRIMVFPINCLKNLP; from the exons ATGTTACATCACCACTGCCGGAGGAATCCAGAGCTACAGGAAGAATTGCAGATTCAggctgcagtggctgctggggatgTTCACACAGTGCGCAAGATGCTAGAGCAGGGCTATTCTCCAAATGGTCGAGATGCCAATGGCTGGACCTTGCTCCACTTCTCGGCAGCACGAGGGAAAGAAAGATGTGTTCGTGTATTCCTTGAACATGGAG CTGATCCCACCGTGAAAGATTTAATTGGAGGCTTCACTGCTCTGCATTACGCAGCCATGCATGGCCGGGCCCGGATAGCACGCCTAATGCTGGAATCTGACTACCGTGTTGATATTATTAATGCAAAGAGCAACGATGGCTGGACTCCCCTCCATGTGGCGGCTCACTATGGCAGAGACTCGTTTGTTCGACTCCTGTTGGAGTTCAAGGCTGAGGTTGATCCGCTTAGTGACAAAGGTACGACACCACTTCAACTGGCCATTATCCGTGAACGGTCCAGCTGTGTCAAAATACTCTTGGATCACAATGCCAACATTGACATTCAAAATGGCTTCCTGTTACGCTATGCTGTGATCAAAAGTAATCACTCTTACTGCCGGATGTTCCTTCAGAGAGGGGCAGATACAAACCTGGGGCGCTTAGAAGATGGACAGACACCGTTGCACTTGTCTGCACTTAGGGATGATGTACTCTGTGCGCAGATGTTGTACAATTATGGGGCAGACACTAATACAAGGAACTATGAAGGACAGACGCCATTGGCGGTTTCAATAAGTATTTCTGGAAGTAGCCGACCTTGCTTGGATTTTCTACAGGAAGTAACAAGTACGTATATTGCAAATTTAATCGAAATTTTATCTCATGTCCTTTGTTTGCATGACCGCGGAATAGAACATTTCTTGGcagcttatttatttatctggGGAATTAGATTCCTCAGAATAATGGTGTTCCCGATAAACTGTTTGAAAAACCTTCCCTAA